One Streptomyces sp. CG4 genomic window, GCTGAACATGGTCTCCCGCCGCCAGGTCATGAACCGCTCCTTCGACCCGCTGCACCTGGTGAACACCTATGGCGCGTTCGGCAGCATCAGCCGGGTCCGTTACGAGGTGGTGGTCGAGGGCACCCTGGACGCACTACCCCGCGAGGACTCGGACTGGCGGGAGTACGAGTTCCGGGGCAAGCCCGGTGACACCCGGCACTGGCCGCGCCAGTTCGCCCCCTACCATCTGCGCCTGGACTGGCTGATGTGGTTCGCGGCGCTGTCCCCGGCCTACGCCGGCGACTGGTTCGGCGGACTGGTGGAACGCCTGCTGGAGAACGACCGCGCCACGCTGCGCCTGCTCCGCCGCTCCCCCTTCCCGGCGGACACCCCGCCCCGCTACATCCGGGCCCGCCTCTTCCGCTACCGCTACACCACCTGGCGGGAGCTGCGGGAGACGGGCGCGTGCTGGGAGCGGACGTATGTGCGCGAGTATCTGCCGCCGACCAGGCTGGCGGGGGCGGTTCAGAGGTCGTAGACGCGGGTGGCGGTGCCCTCGTGGACGGCCGTGCGTTCCGCCGCACTGAGCCCGGCGGTCAACTCCCTTGTCACGTCCAGGACTTCGGCATAGGCGGCCGCCAGGGTGCACACCGGCCAGTCGGAGCCGAACATCAGGCGGCCGGGGCCGAAGGCCGCCAGCGCGGTCTCGGCGTACGGCCGCAGGTCGGCCGTGGCCCGGGAAGCGGGGTCGGCCTCGGTGAGCAGGCCGGAGAGCTTGGCGACCGTGTTCGGGCGGGCGGCGAGTGCGCGCAGGGCGGAGGCCCAGGGCTCCCGCGCTCCGGAGGCGATCGGCGGCTTGCCCAAGTGGTCGAGGACGAAGGTCAGCCCGGGAAGGGCCTCGGCGGCCTGGGCGCACGCCGGGAGCTGGTGGGGCAGGACGACGAGGTCGTAGACGAGGCCCGCGTCCGCGAGCGCCGTCAGGCCCCGGCGTACGTCAGGGCGCAGCAGCCACTCCGGGTCCGGCTCGCTCTGCACCTGGTGCCGGATGCCCTTCAGGCGGGAGCCGCCGGGGAGTTCGCGCAGTCGGTCCAGTTCGTCGGCGATGTCGGGGCGGGTGAGGTCGGTCCAGCCGACGACACCGGCGATCAGGTCGTGCATGTCGGCCAGGGCCAGGAACTCGGGGGTCTCCTCGGGCACCGTGACGGTCTGGACGAGGACGGTACGGGTGACTCCGGCCGCCCGCGCCTCGGGTTCGAGGTCGGCCAGGCTGAAGTCGCGCCTGAGCGGGCTGTCTTCGGGGATCCAGTCCTGGTCACGGACGGACAGGTCCCAGAGGTGGTGGTGGGCGTCGACGGTCACGGCAGCTCCCAGACGACGGGCAGCCCCGCTTCGGCGCCGTCACGCGAGTAGTCGTGTACGACATCGAGCAGCTCGGCCATGCGAGCCTGCCAGGCCACGTTGACCGGCAGCTGCTCCAGTTCGGCGAGCAGACGGCCGTAGTCCACGCACTCCAGCAGGTGGAACAGGTTCGTGCCGCTGCGCCAGATGGTCCAGGAGGTGGCGCCGGCGGCGCGGATGGCGGCGGTGAGTTCCTTCGGGACGTCCCGATGGGCGGCCTCGTAGGCGGCGATGCGGTCGGGACGGACCTTGGTGTGCAGGGCGACTCTCATGACGGGCCTTCCTCTTCAGGCAGCAGGCCGGACTCCCGCAGCTCGCGCCAGAACTCCGGCGGGATTGGGGACGCGAACTGGTCGGCACCGTCGTGGACTTCGGCTGCGGAACGGGGACCGGCCAGGACACAGGCGACGGCCGGGTGCGCGGCGGCGAAGGCCAGGGCGGCGGCGCGCAGGGTGGTGCCGTGCCGTTCGGCGACCGCCTTCATGCGCAGGGCACGGCCGAGCAACTCCTGTGGGGCCCGGGTGTAGTTGTACGTCGACCCGGGCTTCGGATCCGCGAGCAGGCCCGAGTTGAAGACGCCGCCGAGGACCACGGACACCCCGCGCTCGGCCGCCGCGGGCAGCAGCTCGGTGCCGGCGCTCTGGTCGAGCAGGGTGTAGCGGCCCGCGCAGAGGACCACGTCCACGTCGGTGTCGCGGACGAACCGGGTGAGCATCGCGGTCTGGTTCATGCCCGCGCCGATCGCGCCGACCACTCCTTCGGCGCGCAGCTTCTCCAGGGCCGGGTAGCCCTCGCGGAAGGCCTGCTCGGCGTGGTCGTCGGGGTCGTGCAGATAGACGACGTCGACGCGGTCCAGGCCGAGGCGGTGCAGGCTCGCCTCCAGGGTGCGGCGGATGCCGTCGGCGCTGAAGTCCCAGACGCGGCGGTGGGTGGCGGGTACCGCGAAGCCGTTGGCCAGGTCGTCCCCCGTGCCCTCGGCGGGTTCGAGGCGGCGGCCGACCTTGGTGGACACGGTGTAGTGGGCGCGGTCGTACCGGCGCAGGGCCGCGCCGAGCCGGCGTTCGGAGAGACCGAGGCCGTAGTGCGGAGCCGTGTCGAAGTACCGGATGCCGCGCTGCCAGGCGGCCCGTACCGCCTCCCCCGCCTGCTCGTCGTCCAGCGGGGTGTAGAGATTGCCGAGCGGTGCGGCGCCGAAGCCGAGCGGGGTGACCTCGACGCCGCTGCGACCGAGCGTCCTCATCGGCCCACCGGCCGGAGCCTCAGGCCCTGCATGCCGCCGTCGACGGCGAGGGCGGTGCCGGTGGTGGCGTCGGAGAGGGGGCCCGCCAAGTAGGCGATGGCGCCGGCCACTTCGGCGGCGGAGACCAGTCGGCCGGTGGGCTGGCGGGCTTCCAGGGCGGCGCGTTCGGCGGCCGGGTCGGGAGCCGCGTCCAGCAGCCGGCCGACCCACGGGGTGTCCACCGTACCGGGGTTGACGCAGTTGACGCGGATGCCCTCGCGGACATGGTCGGCGGCCATGGCGAGGGTCAGGGAGTACACGGCGCCCTTGGTGGCGCTGTACAGGGCGCGTTGCGGGAGTCCGGCCGTGGCCGCGATGGAGCAGGTGTTGACGATGGCCGCCCGGTCCGAGCGGCGCAGGTGCGGGAGGGCGGCGCGGGCGGCGCGGACCATGCCCAGCACATTGACGTCGAAGACGCGTTGCCACTCGGCGTCGTCGTTGTCCTCGACGGTGCCCTGGGCGCCGATCCCGGCGTTGTTGACCAGGATGTCCAGACCGCCCAGGTCCTCGGCGGCCCGCTCGACGGCGGCCCGTACCGAGCTGT contains:
- a CDS encoding amidohydrolase, whose amino-acid sequence is MTVDAHHHLWDLSVRDQDWIPEDSPLRRDFSLADLEPEARAAGVTRTVLVQTVTVPEETPEFLALADMHDLIAGVVGWTDLTRPDIADELDRLRELPGGSRLKGIRHQVQSEPDPEWLLRPDVRRGLTALADAGLVYDLVVLPHQLPACAQAAEALPGLTFVLDHLGKPPIASGAREPWASALRALAARPNTVAKLSGLLTEADPASRATADLRPYAETALAAFGPGRLMFGSDWPVCTLAAAYAEVLDVTRELTAGLSAAERTAVHEGTATRVYDL
- a CDS encoding L-rhamnose mutarotase codes for the protein MRVALHTKVRPDRIAAYEAAHRDVPKELTAAIRAAGATSWTIWRSGTNLFHLLECVDYGRLLAELEQLPVNVAWQARMAELLDVVHDYSRDGAEAGLPVVWELP
- a CDS encoding aldo/keto reductase — translated: MRTLGRSGVEVTPLGFGAAPLGNLYTPLDDEQAGEAVRAAWQRGIRYFDTAPHYGLGLSERRLGAALRRYDRAHYTVSTKVGRRLEPAEGTGDDLANGFAVPATHRRVWDFSADGIRRTLEASLHRLGLDRVDVVYLHDPDDHAEQAFREGYPALEKLRAEGVVGAIGAGMNQTAMLTRFVRDTDVDVVLCAGRYTLLDQSAGTELLPAAAERGVSVVLGGVFNSGLLADPKPGSTYNYTRAPQELLGRALRMKAVAERHGTTLRAAALAFAAAHPAVACVLAGPRSAAEVHDGADQFASPIPPEFWRELRESGLLPEEEGPS
- a CDS encoding SDR family NAD(P)-dependent oxidoreductase, which produces MSDFEGLRALVTGGASGIGRATADLLAARGARVAVLDRDPANVGKPLLAYRADVTDDSSVRAAVERAAEDLGGLDILVNNAGIGAQGTVEDNDDAEWQRVFDVNVLGMVRAARAALPHLRRSDRAAIVNTCSIAATAGLPQRALYSATKGAVYSLTLAMAADHVREGIRVNCVNPGTVDTPWVGRLLDAAPDPAAERAALEARQPTGRLVSAAEVAGAIAYLAGPLSDATTGTALAVDGGMQGLRLRPVGR